Proteins co-encoded in one Haloarcula pelagica genomic window:
- a CDS encoding DUF7523 family protein: MSLAAQTREAVRTRPFLYDALRAGVVNYTAAARTLDVDGDTEAVATALRRFAEELDDYDPPAGDARVSMRSGLGPADGADPLVTVGDRSLAPGEGSLTGIVATGAVSPWVLGDALGRLRAADIAVEVAAADDTSLLVAVERRDGPDALRIVEAVVG; encoded by the coding sequence ATGTCACTCGCAGCCCAGACCCGCGAGGCGGTCCGGACGCGCCCGTTCCTCTACGACGCGCTCCGGGCTGGCGTGGTCAACTACACGGCCGCCGCGCGCACGCTCGATGTCGACGGCGACACGGAGGCCGTCGCGACGGCGCTCCGTCGGTTCGCCGAGGAACTGGACGACTACGACCCGCCGGCCGGCGACGCCCGCGTCTCGATGCGGAGCGGACTGGGGCCGGCCGACGGGGCGGACCCGCTGGTCACGGTCGGGGACCGCTCGCTCGCTCCGGGCGAGGGATCGCTCACCGGCATCGTCGCGACCGGCGCGGTGTCCCCGTGGGTGCTGGGCGACGCGCTCGGCCGACTCAGGGCCGCCGATATCGCCGTCGAGGTGGCGGCCGCCGACGACACGTCGTTGCTCGTGGCGGTCGAGCGACGGGACGGCCCGGACGCACTCAGGATCGTCGAAGCGGTCGTCGGCTAG
- a CDS encoding type IV pilin produces the protein MNRGGTGRASSAVLGSLLLVTVVVVFAAGLSVFVFDIGETVGGSEPAASVTITAAADASAGADCHPTMETTLLRIHHEAGTAIPTDELRVVGATPTGGTLPLADRCTSLGSRLGAGESFTVAALDGDSVRLQWRRAETNVTLAAWP, from the coding sequence GTGAATCGTGGGGGAACCGGGCGAGCGTCCTCGGCCGTGCTTGGGAGCCTTTTGCTCGTCACGGTCGTGGTCGTCTTCGCGGCCGGGCTCTCGGTGTTCGTCTTCGACATCGGCGAGACCGTCGGCGGCAGCGAGCCGGCGGCGTCGGTGACTATCACGGCGGCGGCCGACGCCAGCGCGGGCGCGGACTGTCACCCGACGATGGAGACGACGCTGCTCCGGATCCATCACGAAGCCGGTACCGCGATCCCGACCGACGAACTCCGGGTGGTCGGTGCGACACCGACCGGGGGGACGCTCCCGCTGGCCGACCGGTGTACGAGCCTCGGGAGCCGACTGGGGGCGGGAGAGTCGTTCACCGTCGCGGCGCTGGACGGTGACTCGGTCAGGCTCCAGTGGCGGCGGGCCGAGACGAACGTCACGCTAGCAGCGTGGCCCTAG
- the cysS gene encoding cysteine--tRNA ligase: MTLRVTNTLTGEKERFEPSDPDSVLLYYCGLTTSDPPHLGHARGWVHVDVMCRWLAHLGYDVRHVENFTDVNEKIVARVGEDGDSEAAVARHYVQQVIRDMRSLNLDRADVYPRVSEHIPEIVDLVERLVEGGYAYEADGSVYFDVTSFEAYGALSNQTVEDIESQGTDAASEKRHPADFALWKADGVDPDDIADHQHPDAAPAEEACQTAQTWDSPWGEGRPGWHIECSAMSMTHLDETIDIHVGGQDLVFPHHENEVAQSEAATGERFANYWLHVRLLETDDEKMSSSLGNYFTVSDAVAEFGPDVLRTFLLSTAYTSRATYSDDTIAEARERWDRLERGYERAVEACDSVDAYAKTTDETLRSAVEAATDEFAAAMNDDFNTREAITALLELTAAVHTHVDEHDAYDYRGLRQAVAAFETFGGDVLGLGFGAAQDSDVTLAEDLVELVLDVREQERDAGNYERADDLRDELEALGVEVQDTDDGPTYRL; this comes from the coding sequence ATGACGCTCCGCGTGACGAACACGCTGACCGGCGAGAAAGAACGCTTCGAGCCGTCCGACCCGGACTCTGTCTTGCTCTACTACTGTGGTCTGACGACTTCGGACCCGCCCCACCTGGGCCACGCCCGCGGGTGGGTCCACGTCGACGTGATGTGTCGCTGGCTGGCCCACCTGGGCTACGATGTCCGCCACGTCGAGAACTTCACCGATGTCAACGAGAAGATCGTCGCCCGGGTCGGCGAGGACGGCGACAGCGAGGCCGCCGTCGCACGCCACTACGTCCAGCAGGTGATCCGGGACATGCGGTCGCTGAACCTCGACCGCGCGGATGTCTACCCCCGCGTCTCCGAGCACATCCCGGAGATCGTCGACCTGGTCGAACGCCTCGTCGAGGGCGGCTACGCCTACGAAGCCGACGGGTCGGTGTACTTCGACGTGACCAGTTTCGAGGCGTACGGCGCCCTCTCGAACCAGACCGTCGAGGACATCGAGTCACAGGGGACCGACGCGGCGTCCGAGAAGCGCCATCCGGCCGACTTCGCGCTCTGGAAGGCCGACGGCGTCGACCCCGACGACATCGCCGACCACCAACATCCCGACGCGGCGCCGGCAGAGGAGGCCTGTCAGACCGCACAGACCTGGGACTCTCCCTGGGGAGAGGGCCGTCCCGGCTGGCACATCGAGTGTTCGGCGATGTCGATGACCCACCTCGACGAGACCATCGACATCCACGTCGGGGGCCAGGACCTCGTCTTCCCCCACCACGAGAACGAGGTCGCACAGAGCGAGGCCGCGACCGGCGAGCGGTTCGCCAACTACTGGCTCCACGTCCGCCTGCTGGAGACCGACGACGAGAAGATGTCGTCCTCGCTGGGGAACTACTTCACCGTCAGCGACGCCGTTGCGGAGTTCGGGCCCGACGTGCTCCGGACGTTCCTGCTGTCGACGGCCTACACCTCCCGAGCCACCTACAGCGACGACACCATCGCGGAGGCCCGGGAACGCTGGGACCGACTCGAACGGGGGTACGAGCGGGCGGTCGAGGCCTGTGACAGCGTCGACGCCTACGCGAAAACGACCGACGAGACGCTCCGGTCGGCCGTCGAGGCGGCCACCGACGAGTTCGCGGCGGCGATGAACGACGACTTCAACACCCGGGAGGCGATCACGGCCCTGCTGGAGCTGACTGCCGCGGTCCACACCCACGTCGACGAACACGACGCCTACGACTACCGGGGGCTCCGGCAAGCCGTCGCCGCCTTCGAGACCTTCGGTGGTGACGTGCTTGGACTCGGCTTCGGAGCCGCGCAGGACAGCGATGTCACGCTCGCCGAGGACCTCGTGGAACTCGTCCTGGATGTCCGCGAGCAGGAACGGGACGCCGGCAACTACGAGCGCGCCGACGACCTGCGGGACGAACTCGAAGCGCTGGGCGTGGAGGTTCAGGACACCGACGACGGACCGACCTACCGGCTGTGA
- the corA gene encoding magnesium/cobalt transporter CorA gives MISALVYAEGQPVEYDDLTAARRASGTTWVHAAEATTAELDSVRAAFDLHPLTIDDVQSQVRAKTEEFPTYTFVLLKTATLTPGETTFEKEVATSPVGVFVGTDWVVTVATGPAHPVQRVLDAVARGDERLLQRGPDFTAYRVVDVIVDGYFDLLDGIETDIEEIEEEVTVSTDIETLEKINDVRRDLLSFRKVAWPTREAVGLLARGDPDQIQPETEKYFRDVYDHLVQIVDLTETYRDLVAGARDIYLNTLSQSTNEVMKVLTVVATIFIPLTFVVGVYGMNFSGGPYNMPELGWTFGYPATMLGMVLIVVVLLAHFRQRGYL, from the coding sequence GTGATCTCCGCGCTCGTCTACGCGGAGGGCCAGCCCGTCGAATACGACGACCTCACGGCGGCGCGGCGGGCCAGTGGCACCACCTGGGTCCACGCCGCCGAGGCGACGACGGCGGAACTCGACAGCGTCCGGGCCGCGTTCGACCTCCACCCGCTCACCATCGACGATGTCCAGAGCCAGGTCCGGGCGAAGACCGAGGAGTTCCCGACCTACACCTTCGTGTTACTGAAGACCGCGACGCTCACGCCCGGCGAGACGACCTTCGAGAAGGAGGTCGCGACCAGCCCCGTCGGGGTGTTCGTCGGGACGGATTGGGTCGTCACCGTCGCGACGGGGCCGGCCCACCCCGTCCAGCGGGTCCTCGACGCCGTGGCACGGGGTGACGAGCGCCTCCTGCAGCGGGGACCGGACTTCACCGCCTACCGGGTCGTCGATGTAATCGTCGACGGCTACTTCGACCTGCTCGACGGCATCGAGACCGACATCGAGGAGATCGAGGAGGAGGTGACCGTCTCGACCGACATCGAGACGTTAGAGAAGATCAACGATGTCCGCCGGGACCTGCTCTCCTTCCGGAAGGTGGCCTGGCCGACCCGGGAGGCCGTCGGGCTCCTCGCCCGCGGCGATCCGGATCAGATCCAGCCCGAGACGGAGAAGTACTTCCGGGATGTCTACGATCACCTCGTCCAGATCGTCGATCTCACCGAGACGTACCGCGACCTGGTCGCCGGCGCCCGTGACATCTACCTCAACACGCTCTCGCAGTCGACCAACGAGGTGATGAAGGTCCTGACGGTGGTCGCCACGATCTTCATTCCGCTGACGTTCGTCGTCGGCGTCTACGGGATGAACTTCTCCGGGGGGCCGTACAACATGCCGGAACTGGGCTGGACGTTCGGCTATCCGGCGACGATGCTCGGGATGGTGCTCATCGTCGTCGTCCTGCTCGCTCACTTCCGCCAGCGGGGGTACCTATAG
- a CDS encoding tripartite tricarboxylate transporter permease, with the protein MFWLSTGLSIPTLSLLAAIGAGVGLGTVSGLVPGLHANTFALLLAAVAGEIPGSAVAVGAAMLAAGVTHTFLDIVPALALGVPDPAMAANALPGHRLVIQGRGREALRLSALGSGLAVVFAVPLAVPVTAVMERAYPTVAAHLPLFLGAIAALLVVTERDHRAAVGACCSLAASGALGVWLLDASVSAMLPVADVLVPLFAGLFGAPVLLAAADGDGVPPQSGTTVTVPRTAVARLAVVGTLCGAAVGYLPGVSSAVAATLALGVTSGRGPRAFTVTTSGVNTATAVFALFALVALGTPRTGVLVALDRVGPPLALPWLLAAVAVAALAGAVLVPLVGDRYLRTVGRLDPTVLSLSVLAGLLGLSYVFAGGIGVGAFGLATAVGHLPPYFGNRRAALMGVLLVPLAL; encoded by the coding sequence GTGTTCTGGCTCTCGACCGGGCTGTCGATCCCGACGCTGTCACTGCTGGCCGCTATCGGAGCGGGCGTCGGCCTCGGGACCGTCAGCGGCCTCGTCCCGGGGTTACACGCCAACACGTTCGCCCTGTTGCTGGCGGCCGTCGCGGGAGAGATACCGGGTTCGGCAGTCGCCGTCGGCGCCGCGATGCTGGCCGCCGGGGTGACACACACCTTTCTCGATATCGTCCCGGCCCTCGCGCTTGGCGTCCCGGACCCGGCGATGGCGGCCAACGCACTCCCCGGTCATCGGCTGGTGATCCAGGGGCGCGGGCGGGAGGCGCTTCGCCTCTCCGCGCTCGGCAGCGGACTGGCCGTGGTGTTTGCGGTGCCGCTGGCCGTCCCCGTGACGGCCGTGATGGAGCGCGCCTATCCGACGGTCGCGGCCCACCTCCCGCTGTTTCTCGGCGCGATCGCAGCACTGCTCGTCGTCACCGAACGGGACCACCGGGCGGCCGTCGGAGCCTGCTGTTCGCTCGCCGCGAGCGGTGCGCTGGGTGTCTGGCTGCTCGATGCGTCCGTCTCCGCGATGCTCCCGGTCGCCGACGTGCTCGTCCCGCTGTTTGCCGGGCTGTTCGGCGCGCCGGTGTTGCTCGCCGCTGCCGACGGCGACGGCGTTCCGCCACAGTCCGGGACGACGGTGACCGTCCCGCGGACGGCAGTGGCTCGGTTGGCGGTCGTCGGGACGCTCTGTGGCGCCGCCGTCGGCTACCTGCCCGGCGTCTCCAGTGCCGTCGCGGCGACGCTCGCGCTCGGAGTGACGAGCGGTCGGGGTCCGCGGGCGTTCACCGTGACGACCAGCGGCGTCAACACGGCGACCGCGGTGTTCGCGCTGTTCGCGCTCGTCGCACTCGGGACGCCACGGACCGGCGTCCTGGTCGCGCTCGATCGGGTCGGGCCACCGCTGGCGTTACCCTGGTTGCTCGCGGCCGTCGCCGTCGCCGCGCTCGCCGGCGCCGTCCTCGTGCCGCTGGTCGGTGACCGCTATCTGCGGACCGTCGGCCGGCTCGACCCGACGGTGCTCTCGCTGTCGGTGCTGGCCGGCCTGCTGGGTCTGTCGTACGTCTTCGCCGGGGGGATCGGCGTCGGTGCGTTCGGGCTGGCGACGGCTGTCGGCCACCTGCCGCCGTACTTCGGGAATCGTCGGGCGGCGCTCATGGGGGTGTTGCTCGTCCCGCTGGCGCTATAG
- the rpl12p gene encoding 50S ribosomal protein P1, translating to MEYVYAALILNESGEEINQSNLTDVLEAAGVDVEESRVKALIAALEDVDIEEAVEQASAAPVPASGGAAAPASDDDESDDDGDDEAEEAADEGGDDEDDEDDEASGEGLGELFG from the coding sequence ATGGAATACGTTTACGCTGCACTCATCCTGAACGAATCGGGCGAAGAGATCAACCAGAGCAACCTCACCGACGTGCTCGAAGCCGCCGGTGTCGATGTCGAGGAGTCCCGCGTCAAGGCGCTCATCGCGGCGCTGGAAGATGTCGACATCGAGGAGGCCGTCGAGCAGGCCTCGGCCGCACCGGTCCCGGCAAGCGGGGGCGCCGCGGCACCTGCCAGCGACGACGACGAGTCCGACGACGACGGTGACGACGAGGCCGAGGAAGCCGCCGACGAGGGCGGCGACGACGAGGACGACGAGGACGACGAGGCCAGCGGCGAGGGTCTCGGCGAACTCTTCGGCTAA
- a CDS encoding 50S ribosomal protein L10 codes for MSAEGERKTETIPQWKQDEVDDIVGMIESYESVGVVNIAGIPSRQLQDMRRDLHGTAELRVARNTLLSRALEEVDDGLEALTDYVAGQVGLIGTNDNPFSLFKSLEASKTPAPIGAGEIAPNEIVIPEGDTGVDPGPFVGELQSIGADARIQDGSIQVLSDSAVLDAGEEVSQDLANVLNELGIEPKEVGLDLRAVFADGVLFEPEELELDVEAYESDIKAAAGQAFNLSVNAEYPTATTAPTLLQSARADAKSLALQAAIEDPEVVPDLVSKADAQVRSLAAQIEDPEALPEELQNVEAAAATEESADDQDDTASDESADEDAAAEEAEDDDDDDEDAGDALGAMF; via the coding sequence ATGAGCGCCGAAGGCGAGCGCAAGACCGAGACGATCCCGCAGTGGAAACAGGACGAGGTCGACGACATCGTCGGGATGATCGAGTCCTACGAGAGCGTCGGCGTCGTCAACATCGCCGGGATCCCGTCCCGTCAGCTCCAGGACATGCGCCGTGACCTGCACGGTACCGCGGAGCTTCGAGTCGCCCGGAACACGCTCCTCTCGCGTGCGCTCGAGGAGGTCGACGACGGCCTCGAAGCGCTCACCGACTACGTGGCCGGACAGGTCGGCCTCATCGGGACCAACGACAACCCGTTCTCGCTGTTCAAGTCCCTGGAAGCGTCGAAGACGCCCGCACCGATCGGTGCCGGCGAGATCGCGCCCAACGAGATCGTGATCCCCGAGGGCGACACCGGTGTCGACCCGGGTCCGTTCGTCGGTGAACTCCAGAGTATCGGTGCCGACGCACGCATCCAGGACGGTTCGATCCAGGTCCTCTCGGACTCGGCCGTCCTCGACGCCGGCGAGGAGGTCTCCCAGGATCTGGCGAACGTGCTGAACGAACTCGGTATCGAGCCCAAGGAAGTCGGGCTCGACCTCCGAGCGGTGTTCGCCGACGGCGTCCTGTTCGAACCCGAGGAACTCGAACTGGACGTGGAGGCCTACGAGAGCGATATCAAGGCGGCCGCCGGGCAGGCGTTCAACCTCTCGGTCAACGCCGAGTACCCGACCGCGACGACGGCCCCGACGCTGCTGCAGTCGGCCCGCGCCGACGCCAAGAGCCTCGCGCTCCAGGCAGCCATCGAGGACCCCGAGGTCGTCCCCGACCTCGTGAGCAAGGCCGACGCACAGGTCCGGTCGCTCGCCGCACAGATCGAGGATCCCGAAGCGCTGCCCGAGGAACTCCAGAACGTGGAGGCCGCGGCAGCCACAGAGGAATCGGCTGACGACCAAGACGACACCGCATCCGACGAGTCCGCCGACGAGGACGCCGCGGCCGAGGAGGCCGAAGATGACGATGACGACGACGAAGACGCCGGCGACGCGCTCGGAGCGATGTTCTAA
- a CDS encoding 50S ribosomal protein L1 yields MADQEIEQAVSRALEDAPQRNFRETVDLAINLRDLDLNDPSNRVDESVVLPSGTGQETTIVVFAEGETALRAEEAADDVLDHDDLEELGDDDDAAKDLADDTDFFIAEKGLMQDIGRYLGTVLGPRGKMPEPLDPDDDVVEVINRMKNTVQLRSGERRTFHTRVGAQDMSAEEIADNIDVILRRLHADLEKGPMNIDTVFVKTTMGPAVEVA; encoded by the coding sequence ATGGCAGATCAAGAAATAGAGCAAGCAGTCTCTCGCGCACTCGAGGACGCACCGCAGCGGAATTTCCGCGAGACGGTCGACCTCGCGATCAACCTGCGCGACCTAGATCTTAACGACCCGTCGAACCGCGTCGACGAGTCCGTCGTTCTGCCTTCCGGCACCGGTCAGGAGACCACGATCGTGGTCTTCGCCGAGGGTGAGACAGCCCTTCGTGCCGAGGAGGCAGCCGACGACGTACTCGACCACGACGACCTCGAGGAGCTTGGCGACGACGACGACGCCGCCAAGGACCTCGCCGATGACACCGACTTCTTCATCGCGGAGAAGGGACTCATGCAGGACATCGGCCGCTACCTCGGGACCGTCCTGGGCCCGCGCGGGAAGATGCCGGAACCGCTCGACCCCGACGACGATGTCGTCGAGGTCATCAACCGCATGAAAAACACTGTCCAACTGCGCAGCGGGGAGCGACGAACCTTCCACACGCGCGTCGGTGCACAGGACATGTCCGCCGAGGAGATCGCCGACAACATCGACGTGATCCTGCGCCGCCTGCACGCGGACTTAGAGAAGGGGCCGATGAACATCGATACGGTGTTCGTCAAGACCACGATGGGCCCCGCCGTGGAGGTGGCCTGA
- a CDS encoding sensor histidine kinase — protein sequence MHLRTTFLVTLAAVALVLSGIVFAGFSLHKQEITSQERATLDASTTTVAHDLDTRLAEKQSTVALWASNDATAAHGTRAQRDALATFRAETAFEGVSVVAANGTMVAINASGLPADRREALTGADFSTRPYVQAALDGERYVSAPFEAESGNFIVTISAPIRRDGTVVGTLNSAFHLTATNFFESSTTLLHPEQSLIVRSTDGTQLYADPLPDGDRLTATDTVGETGWTVTVAVDRAAVAQPVRQATTYQFGALGLTLLAVAVLGIWASRLTIRQIDELVAGFDALESGNYGTTVELGGTTEWQRISRRFAELAATLERRTSQMLVFNRVFRHNLRNDMSVILLSVERILDTDDTPAPVERSAERIQTRAESFMEMSEHARTIQNELLSGNTAGVGQVDATTVVTEAADTLREEYPDAAVETDLSEAVPVYAARVLSPLVTELGRNALAHNDLPEPDRSVAFRASHGPDTATITVADNGPGMPDLEAELLTGTRDETPTSHGNGLGLWLVKWAVDSLGGDIAVATGTERGTSITVTLPSADADGE from the coding sequence ATGCACCTGCGGACGACGTTCCTCGTGACGCTCGCCGCAGTCGCGCTCGTTCTGTCCGGGATCGTCTTCGCGGGCTTTTCGCTGCACAAACAGGAGATCACGAGCCAGGAGCGTGCCACACTCGACGCGTCTACGACGACGGTCGCTCACGACCTCGACACCAGACTTGCCGAAAAGCAGTCGACCGTCGCACTGTGGGCCAGCAACGACGCGACCGCGGCCCACGGGACGCGGGCCCAGCGGGACGCGCTCGCCACGTTCCGCGCCGAGACGGCCTTCGAGGGGGTGTCTGTCGTCGCCGCCAACGGGACTATGGTCGCGATCAACGCGTCCGGACTCCCCGCCGATCGGCGCGAGGCGCTGACCGGAGCGGACTTCAGCACCCGGCCGTACGTCCAGGCAGCACTCGACGGTGAGCGCTACGTCAGCGCTCCCTTCGAGGCCGAAAGCGGGAACTTCATCGTCACCATCTCGGCCCCGATCAGGCGCGACGGGACCGTCGTCGGCACGCTCAACAGTGCGTTTCACCTCACTGCGACGAACTTCTTCGAGTCGTCGACGACGCTGCTCCACCCGGAACAGTCGTTGATCGTTCGGTCGACGGACGGGACACAGCTGTACGCCGACCCGCTCCCGGACGGTGATCGACTCACTGCGACGGACACTGTCGGAGAGACGGGCTGGACGGTCACTGTCGCCGTCGACAGGGCGGCGGTCGCACAGCCGGTCAGACAGGCGACCACCTACCAGTTCGGTGCGCTCGGCCTGACGCTGCTCGCCGTTGCTGTCCTGGGTATCTGGGCCTCGCGGCTCACGATCCGACAGATCGACGAACTCGTCGCCGGCTTCGACGCTCTCGAGTCGGGGAACTACGGGACGACCGTCGAGTTGGGGGGGACGACGGAGTGGCAGCGGATCTCGCGTCGGTTCGCCGAACTGGCCGCGACGCTGGAGCGCCGGACCTCCCAGATGCTCGTGTTCAACCGCGTGTTCCGCCACAACCTCCGGAACGACATGTCGGTCATCCTGCTGTCGGTCGAGCGGATCCTCGACACCGACGACACACCCGCCCCGGTCGAGCGCTCGGCCGAGCGCATCCAGACCAGAGCCGAGTCGTTCATGGAGATGAGCGAGCACGCGCGGACGATCCAGAACGAACTCCTGAGCGGGAACACTGCCGGCGTCGGCCAGGTCGACGCGACGACGGTCGTCACCGAAGCCGCCGACACGCTCCGGGAGGAGTACCCCGACGCAGCGGTCGAGACCGATCTCTCCGAAGCGGTGCCGGTCTACGCCGCCAGGGTCCTCTCACCGCTGGTGACGGAACTCGGGCGGAATGCGCTCGCACACAACGACCTCCCCGAACCGGACCGGAGCGTCGCGTTCCGCGCCTCCCACGGACCCGATACCGCGACGATCACTGTCGCGGACAACGGCCCGGGAATGCCGGACCTCGAAGCGGAACTGCTCACCGGAACCCGCGACGAGACACCCACCTCACACGGGAACGGGCTGGGGCTCTGGCTCGTCAAGTGGGCCGTCGACTCACTCGGGGGCGACATCGCCGTCGCGACTGGAACCGAGCGCGGGACATCGATCACCGTCACGTTACCCAGCGCCGACGCTGACGGGGAGTAG
- a CDS encoding 50S ribosomal protein L11, with the protein MAGTIEVLVPGGQANPGPPLGPELGPTPVDVQAVVQEINDQTEAFDGTEVPVTIEYEDDGSFSIEVGVPPTAELVKDEAGFDTGSGEPHEEFVADLSVEQIKQIAEQKHPDLLAYDLKNAAKEVVGTCTSLGVTIEGENPRAFKEKIDAGEYDDVFAAEASA; encoded by the coding sequence ATGGCTGGAACTATCGAAGTGCTCGTTCCCGGTGGGCAGGCCAACCCCGGCCCGCCGCTCGGTCCGGAACTCGGCCCGACACCCGTGGACGTGCAGGCAGTCGTCCAGGAGATCAACGACCAGACGGAAGCGTTCGACGGGACCGAAGTGCCGGTCACGATCGAATACGAGGACGACGGCTCGTTCAGTATCGAGGTCGGTGTCCCGCCGACCGCCGAACTCGTCAAGGACGAGGCCGGGTTCGACACCGGCAGCGGCGAACCCCACGAGGAGTTCGTCGCCGACCTCTCGGTCGAACAGATCAAACAGATCGCCGAGCAGAAACACCCGGACCTGCTGGCGTACGACCTGAAGAACGCGGCCAAGGAGGTCGTCGGGACCTGTACCTCCCTGGGCGTCACGATCGAGGGCGAGAACCCGCGGGCGTTCAAAGAGAAGATCGACGCTGGCGAGTACGACGACGTGTTCGCGGCCGAAGCGTCGGCGTAA
- a CDS encoding OBG GTPase family GTP-binding protein: MGLEEEIQELEDEIVSTPYNKSTEAHIGRLKSKLAEKKEKLEQQQSSSGGGGGYGVEKHGDATVALVGFPSVGKSTLLNALTNADSETGAYEFTTLDVYPGMLKHKGANIQILDVPGLIEGAAGGRGGGQEVLSVVRTADLIVFMVSVFEIDQYDRLSEELYKNKIRLDQDPPRVNIRKKAKDGLSVNSSADLGLDEETIKSVLREHGYVNADVTIGEQVDLDRLIDGVMDNRVYLPSIVVVNKADLIEPDYLPTVEGELEERDIDPDDAIFISAEEERGLDGLTERIWNELGLIRIYMDKPGRGVDYDEPLILREGDTVGAACEKLGGSFDERFRFARVTGPSAKHDEQQVGRDHELADEDVLRIVARK; the protein is encoded by the coding sequence ATGGGGCTCGAAGAGGAGATCCAGGAACTGGAAGACGAAATCGTCAGTACGCCCTACAACAAGTCCACAGAGGCTCATATCGGCCGTTTGAAGTCGAAACTCGCCGAGAAGAAAGAGAAGCTCGAACAACAGCAGTCCTCGTCCGGCGGCGGTGGCGGCTACGGCGTCGAGAAACACGGCGACGCGACCGTCGCGCTCGTGGGCTTTCCCAGCGTCGGAAAGTCCACGCTGTTGAACGCGCTGACGAACGCCGACTCCGAGACGGGCGCCTACGAGTTTACCACCCTCGACGTGTATCCGGGGATGCTCAAGCACAAGGGTGCAAACATCCAGATCCTCGACGTGCCGGGGTTGATCGAGGGCGCCGCGGGCGGCCGCGGTGGCGGGCAGGAAGTCCTCTCCGTGGTCCGGACCGCTGATCTCATCGTCTTCATGGTCTCTGTCTTCGAGATCGACCAGTACGACCGACTCTCCGAGGAGCTCTACAAGAACAAGATCCGCCTCGACCAGGACCCACCGCGGGTCAACATCCGCAAGAAGGCCAAAGACGGGCTCAGCGTCAACAGCTCGGCGGACCTGGGTCTCGACGAGGAGACGATCAAGTCCGTCCTGCGCGAACACGGCTACGTCAACGCCGACGTGACGATCGGCGAGCAGGTCGACCTCGACCGACTGATCGACGGCGTGATGGACAACCGCGTCTACCTCCCCTCGATCGTCGTCGTGAACAAGGCCGATCTCATCGAGCCCGACTACCTACCGACCGTCGAGGGCGAGCTGGAAGAACGTGACATCGATCCCGACGACGCGATCTTCATCAGCGCCGAGGAGGAACGCGGCCTCGACGGTCTCACCGAACGAATCTGGAACGAGCTCGGACTGATCCGGATCTACATGGACAAACCCGGCCGGGGCGTCGACTACGACGAGCCGCTCATCCTCCGGGAGGGCGACACCGTCGGTGCGGCCTGTGAGAAACTCGGCGGGAGCTTCGACGAGCGGTTCCGGTTCGCCCGCGTCACCGGGCCAAGCGCGAAACACGACGAACAGCAGGTCGGGCGGGATCACGAACTCGCCGACGAAGACGTGCTCCGGATCGTCGCGCGGAAGTAA
- a CDS encoding TIGR04206 family protein: protein MRRDPRRRLAAVLAVGLLPWTVLVIGGELTMLFSFGLFNTDPPAVVSIYDYFYRFTDGLPGFIEAWRSGVVLYLLGLASAVSGVVWREDERITALALAGAALTQISVFLGFNRRIGYVALPVGTVLLLTVVWWYYWPLVAPADESHTSR, encoded by the coding sequence ATGAGACGGGATCCGCGCCGACGCCTGGCCGCCGTGCTCGCAGTGGGACTGCTCCCGTGGACGGTCCTCGTCATCGGCGGCGAACTGACGATGCTGTTCAGCTTCGGGCTGTTCAACACCGATCCTCCGGCCGTCGTCTCGATCTACGACTACTTCTATCGGTTCACGGACGGACTGCCCGGGTTCATCGAGGCCTGGCGCAGCGGTGTGGTCCTGTATCTGCTCGGACTGGCGAGCGCGGTGTCCGGGGTCGTCTGGCGGGAGGACGAGCGGATCACTGCGCTCGCACTGGCCGGCGCCGCGCTCACACAGATCAGCGTCTTCCTCGGGTTCAACCGCCGGATCGGCTACGTCGCACTCCCGGTGGGGACCGTCCTGCTGTTGACCGTCGTCTGGTGGTACTACTGGCCGCTCGTCGCCCCAGCGGACGAGTCTCACACGTCCCGGTAG